One Setaria italica strain Yugu1 chromosome I, Setaria_italica_v2.0, whole genome shotgun sequence DNA window includes the following coding sequences:
- the LOC101753564 gene encoding probable serine/threonine-protein kinase PBL19, with product MRCLPFWHGEVKEEDPVTMSASVRSISTTSTERDVRSGSDFTSLNVSDMSAESIRRTQYPSFTDRPSNLRVFSFAELKSATRNFSRSLMVGEGGFGCVYRGIIKTSDEPNERIEIAVKQLNRKGLQGQKEWLTEMNVLGIVDHPNLVKLIGYCAEDDERGVQRLLVYEYMLNGSVDDHLSSRSTSTLSWPMRLKVALDSARGLKYLHEEMEFQVIFRDLKTSNILLDENWNAKLSDFGLARHGPTEGLTHVSTAVVGTLGYAAPEYMQTGRLTAKSDIWSYGVLLYELITGRRPIDRNRPKSEQKLLEWVKPYVGDKKRFPIIIDPRLEGHYNLKSMLKLSSVANRCLVRMPKSRPKMSEVYEMVQKIVDSVETGPPQPPLHYHGSVSEPGAKRTKKGSLKRRLQEFKFGCRNIVWRGWKPEIVKTF from the exons ATGAGGTGCCTGCCTTTCTGGCATGGAGAGGTCAAAGAGGAGGATCCTGTCACCATGTCCGCGTCTGTACGGTCCATCAGCACAACATCAACAGAGCGCGATGTCCGCTCTGGTTCAGACTTCACCTCCTTGAATGTATCCGACATGAGTGCCGAGTCAATAAGGAGGACACAGTACCCCAGCTTCACCGACCGACCATCTAACCTGAGGGTGTTCTCCTTCGCTGAATTGAAGAGTGCCACACGCAACTTCAGCCGGTCACTCATGGTTGGCGAGGGTGGCTTTGGCTGTGTGTACAGGGGCATCATCAAGACCTCTGACGAACCTAATGAACGAATTGAGATCGCTGTTAAGCAGTTGAATCGTAAAGGACTTCAG GGGCAGAAGGAGTGGTTAACAGAGATGAATGTGCTTGGAATTGTTGACCATCCAAACCTAGTTAAACTAATAGGCTACTGTGCTGAAGATGATGAGCGGGGAGTACAACGGCTTCTAGTGTACGAATATATGCTTAACGGAAGTGTGGATGATCACTTGTCGAGCAGGTCAACTTCGACTCTATCATGGCCAATGAGACTAAAAGTAGCTCTTGATTCTGCCCGGGGACTGAAGTATCTGCATGAAGAAATGGAATTCCAG GTTATTTTCCGAGATCTGAAAACATCCAACATCCTGTTGGATGAGAACTGGAATGCTAAATTGTCAGACTTTGGTTTGGCTAGGCATGGACCAACGGAAGGTCTGACCCATGTCTCCACAGCG GTCGTTGGAACTCTAGGCTATGCAGCACCTGAGTACATGCAAACCGGGCGCCTTACTGCAAAGAGCGACATATGGAGCTACGGCGTTCTCCTGTACGAGCTCATCACCGGGCGGCGGCCCATCGACCGGAACCGGCCAAAGAGCGAGCAGAAGCTGCTGGAGTGGGTGAAGCCATACGTCGGGGACAAGAAGCGGTTCCCTATCATCATCGACCCGCGCCTGGAGGGGCACTACAACCTCAAGTCCATGTTGAAGCTGTCCAGCGTGGCGAACCGCTGCCTTGTCCGGATGCCAAAGAGCCGGCCGAAGATGAGCGAGGTGTACGAGATGGTCCAGAAGATCGTCGACAGCGTCGAGACcgggccgccgcagccgcctctGCACTACCACGGCTCGGTGTCCGAACCAGGCGCGAAGCGGACCAAGAAAGGGTCGCTGAAGAGGAGGCTCCAGGAGTTTAAGTTCGGGTGCCGGAACATCGTGTGGCGGGGCTGGAAGCCTGAGATCGTGAAGACCTTCTGA